A part of Oceanispirochaeta sp. genomic DNA contains:
- a CDS encoding metallophosphoesterase — MKILIVADNKDPLVYSPNIKKRFGDVEVILGAGDLPMEYYGFIVSSLNRPLYFIFGNHDLKHYQVFKKGERAIQVGGAGDDPTSLQNLYKNSFGATYIGDKVVRLKSKKLLIAGLGGSLRYNKGVNQYTEFQMRLKMLKMVPRLLWNKWRHGRYLDILLTHAAPRGIHDKEDPCHLGFKSFLWFMDKYKPRYLLHGHIHLYSLNDKRVTQYKETTVINTYDHYLLDYEENNG; from the coding sequence ATGAAAATACTCATTGTTGCTGACAATAAGGACCCCCTGGTCTACTCTCCCAATATAAAAAAACGCTTCGGCGATGTAGAAGTGATTCTGGGAGCAGGAGATCTGCCCATGGAATACTATGGATTCATTGTCAGCAGCCTGAACCGGCCCCTTTATTTTATCTTCGGAAATCATGACCTAAAGCACTATCAGGTGTTTAAAAAAGGAGAGCGTGCCATTCAAGTAGGGGGAGCAGGTGACGACCCCACGTCTCTGCAGAACCTGTATAAAAACAGCTTTGGAGCCACCTATATTGGTGATAAAGTCGTCCGCCTTAAATCCAAGAAACTATTGATTGCCGGACTGGGAGGAAGCCTCCGTTACAACAAGGGAGTGAATCAATACACTGAGTTTCAAATGCGTTTGAAGATGCTGAAAATGGTCCCCCGCCTGTTGTGGAACAAATGGCGCCATGGCCGATATCTTGATATTCTCCTCACCCATGCCGCTCCCAGAGGAATCCATGACAAGGAAGATCCCTGCCATCTGGGGTTTAAAAGTTTCTTATGGTTTATGGATAAGTATAAACCCCGTTACCTGCTTCATGGACATATACATCTCTATTCACTCAATGATAAGAGGGTTACCCAATACAAAGAAACGACAGTGATAAACACATACGACCACTATTTATTGGATTATGAGGAAAATAATGGATAA
- a CDS encoding PilZ domain-containing protein, with protein MSKERTDQRNQSYAKVLLDNSQPAYIRDISARGFRVYSPVPLPYKEGSTITCLIIPTDSEGQSFKISGEIRWNKLDAEGEDIMGILISSFEDKKGESLYHSLNMRFSKKIGSV; from the coding sequence ATGAGTAAAGAAAGAACTGATCAGAGAAATCAGAGCTATGCAAAGGTTCTTCTGGATAACAGCCAGCCCGCTTATATCAGAGACATAAGCGCCCGGGGCTTCCGGGTCTATTCACCTGTCCCCCTCCCCTACAAAGAAGGCAGCACCATCACTTGTCTCATCATCCCGACAGACAGTGAGGGACAATCCTTTAAAATCAGTGGAGAGATTCGCTGGAACAAACTGGATGCCGAAGGTGAAGACATCATGGGCATTCTCATCAGCTCGTTTGAAGATAAAAAAGGAGAAAGCCTCTATCATTCATTGAATATGAGATTTTCAAAGAAAATTGGTTCTGTTTAA
- a CDS encoding tetratricopeptide repeat protein: MSIIIILIIVFGTAVSVFTFFIVKSVLAPKKVASLADLVKQNKNTQAIRTAKHIISNEPRSSEAHYLLAKALEQDGKAELALMEMKTVSHINEFKGYCKENEFRPRIAALYQQFNFPDEALKDYLLLIKLEPYNANYYFQAGVLFEKRKKNSQAANYYKKTIDLDPRNSEAHFNLGTLLYKGKRYNDAKIILAKALKLKPDNYKAHFYLGRMYKETQNYTSAIQSFEQAQKDSEFKIKALIERGICYIAIQNYEKGATELERAVKLSLEKPDDSTLFARYYLAMCHEKRRDIDRAIEQWEAIYNTKQSFKDVAEKLSQFQELRENDSMKDYLTTSNQEFLNLCTRLMEVMNLSISDQNLTPMGCQIIATEKTTGQWRNTKKMPHLIRFYRITDSIDHQQVREFHEEIQKLKASRGIMITSALFTRAAKDFTESRPIELIEKGKLQELLDRAEKVILKK, translated from the coding sequence ATGAGTATCATCATCATACTTATTATTGTTTTCGGCACGGCAGTGTCAGTTTTTACTTTTTTTATTGTCAAATCTGTTTTAGCTCCCAAAAAGGTGGCTTCCCTGGCAGATCTGGTCAAGCAGAATAAGAATACACAAGCCATACGCACGGCCAAACATATCATCAGTAATGAACCCAGGAGCAGTGAGGCTCACTACCTTCTGGCAAAAGCCCTGGAACAGGACGGAAAGGCCGAACTGGCACTGATGGAAATGAAAACCGTCAGCCATATCAATGAGTTCAAGGGATACTGCAAGGAAAATGAGTTCCGTCCCCGTATCGCCGCCCTCTATCAGCAATTCAATTTCCCCGATGAGGCCCTCAAGGATTACCTTCTTCTGATCAAGTTGGAACCCTACAATGCAAATTACTATTTTCAGGCAGGAGTCCTTTTTGAAAAACGAAAGAAAAACTCTCAGGCCGCCAATTACTATAAAAAGACCATAGATCTGGACCCCCGCAATTCGGAGGCTCATTTCAATCTGGGAACACTCCTGTACAAGGGCAAAAGATATAACGATGCCAAAATCATCCTGGCCAAGGCACTGAAGCTCAAACCGGATAATTACAAGGCTCATTTTTACCTGGGCCGCATGTATAAGGAAACCCAGAACTACACCAGCGCTATTCAGTCTTTCGAACAGGCTCAGAAGGACAGTGAATTCAAGATCAAGGCCCTGATTGAACGGGGAATTTGCTACATTGCCATCCAGAACTATGAGAAGGGGGCTACCGAGCTGGAACGGGCGGTGAAACTATCATTGGAAAAACCCGATGATTCCACCCTCTTTGCCCGGTACTATCTGGCCATGTGCCATGAAAAAAGAAGGGATATTGATAGAGCCATCGAGCAATGGGAAGCCATTTATAATACAAAGCAGTCTTTTAAGGATGTCGCCGAAAAACTGAGTCAATTCCAGGAGCTCCGTGAAAATGACAGTATGAAAGATTACCTGACCACTTCCAATCAGGAGTTCCTGAACCTCTGTACCAGATTGATGGAGGTCATGAATCTGAGCATTTCAGACCAGAACCTCACACCCATGGGATGTCAGATCATAGCCACCGAAAAAACAACGGGTCAATGGCGGAACACCAAAAAGATGCCTCATCTCATCCGTTTTTATAGAATTACCGACAGCATTGATCATCAACAGGTCAGGGAATTCCATGAAGAAATTCAGAAACTGAAAGCCTCCAGGGGCATTATGATCACAAGCGCTCTTTTCACCAGGGCAGCCAAGGACTTCACTGAATCCAGACCTATTGAGCTGATTGAAAAAGGAAAGCTCCAGGAACTGCTGGACCGGGCAGAGAAAGTGATCCTTAAGAAATGA
- a CDS encoding ATP-binding protein has product MEQFNNMDFTGFDDNKLENIRHSLLELVNNSIRAHKERQEDAVIILRFTMTPQELIIILQDKGGGFDKKSLPYDIDLDVNEIDINDQYFLDYREKHGYIRFGMGLFITKKAFDTFILKFTASDGSLNDRYEKGISTGTFIELRSHI; this is encoded by the coding sequence ATGGAACAATTTAATAATATGGACTTCACTGGATTTGATGATAATAAACTGGAGAACATACGGCACTCTCTTCTGGAACTCGTGAATAACTCCATCAGGGCGCACAAGGAACGGCAGGAAGACGCTGTGATAATTCTCCGGTTCACCATGACCCCTCAAGAACTGATTATCATTCTACAGGACAAGGGAGGAGGCTTTGATAAGAAAAGTCTGCCCTATGATATTGATCTGGATGTCAATGAAATTGATATCAATGACCAGTATTTTCTGGATTATAGAGAAAAGCATGGATATATCCGATTCGGAATGGGTCTTTTTATCACCAAAAAAGCCTTTGATACCTTTATTCTTAAATTTACGGCCTCCGACGGATCTTTGAATGATCGTTATGAAAAAGGAATATCCACGGGAACCTTCATTGAATTAAGGAGTCATATATGA
- the mutL gene encoding DNA mismatch repair endonuclease MutL, with protein MNSQVRILKESVARKIAAGEVIDRPNSIVRELIDNAIDAGSSRIDLTLEGGGIDRIRLVDDGRGMSAEDLKLCCLPHATSKIITEDDLMTIRSLGFRGEALSSIAASSRLEIISSRDAESWKLSVLDGRVTDPVPWRGDKGTIVDAQDLFYSIPARRKFLKQPASEGTLCRKTFLEKALPFPEIHFQLSINGKVRTVLPPSDLKGRVCSAYPDACPPGMMVERKTILEGAQITIIAGRPEWNRSDRRFIQVYANNRRIDEYAFVQAMQYGYDELLPGGVFPVCFAFLEVDPALVDFNIHPAKREARFRNKGALHHELVNLVKDFLREFHPVFPGTTLPEATQQELGGPSPGVAAKQRTNWDRSMPQRSYPATPEAQTQRFTELVRETAPLRSQLHPGEVPGEAVHPVPEGEIRYMGQIMGVFLLAEVGDSLFILDQHAAHEKMLFERYKNELPPRQDQLIPFEFEASEEEIRFMEAHRPLFEGLGISFGPGQVGMWEITALPRAALSMESEIADFLKCRKGSPAELQKELYATMSCRNAIKEGDPIDPGAAMKLLENSLSLENPRCPHGRLLWFRLSRNELYGLVGRLV; from the coding sequence ATGAATTCACAGGTCAGGATATTAAAAGAATCGGTCGCACGCAAAATTGCCGCGGGAGAGGTCATCGATCGTCCCAACTCCATAGTCCGGGAGCTCATAGACAACGCCATAGACGCCGGATCATCCCGGATAGACCTGACCCTGGAGGGTGGCGGGATTGACCGCATCCGTCTGGTAGATGACGGCCGGGGAATGAGCGCCGAAGATCTGAAGCTCTGCTGTCTGCCCCATGCCACCAGTAAAATCATCACAGAAGACGACCTTATGACCATCCGCAGCCTGGGATTTCGGGGAGAGGCCCTCTCCAGCATTGCCGCCAGCAGCCGGTTGGAGATCATATCCTCCCGGGACGCGGAGAGCTGGAAGCTCAGTGTTCTGGACGGCAGAGTCACAGATCCTGTGCCCTGGAGGGGAGACAAAGGGACCATCGTGGATGCACAGGACCTGTTCTACTCCATCCCTGCCAGGCGAAAATTCCTCAAGCAGCCCGCCTCGGAAGGAACCCTCTGCCGCAAGACCTTTCTTGAAAAGGCTCTCCCCTTCCCGGAGATTCATTTTCAGCTGAGCATAAACGGCAAAGTCAGAACCGTCCTGCCCCCCTCCGATCTGAAGGGACGGGTATGCAGCGCCTACCCGGATGCCTGCCCTCCGGGGATGATGGTGGAAAGAAAAACGATCCTGGAGGGGGCGCAGATCACCATCATTGCCGGCCGCCCCGAATGGAACCGCTCGGACCGCCGATTCATCCAGGTCTATGCCAACAACAGACGCATTGATGAATACGCCTTTGTCCAGGCCATGCAGTACGGCTACGATGAACTCCTCCCGGGAGGAGTTTTCCCTGTCTGCTTTGCCTTTTTAGAAGTAGACCCGGCCCTGGTGGATTTCAATATCCATCCGGCAAAAAGAGAGGCCCGTTTCCGGAATAAGGGAGCCCTTCACCATGAGCTGGTAAATCTGGTTAAGGATTTTCTTCGGGAATTCCATCCCGTCTTCCCGGGAACAACCCTCCCGGAGGCTACACAGCAGGAATTAGGCGGCCCCTCTCCCGGGGTGGCGGCAAAACAGAGAACGAACTGGGACAGATCCATGCCCCAGCGCTCCTATCCGGCCACACCCGAGGCCCAGACACAGCGCTTTACCGAGCTTGTCAGAGAGACGGCGCCCCTGCGGAGTCAGCTTCACCCCGGGGAGGTCCCCGGAGAGGCAGTCCATCCCGTGCCGGAAGGCGAGATCCGCTATATGGGTCAGATCATGGGGGTGTTCCTCCTGGCTGAGGTGGGAGATTCTCTGTTTATTCTGGACCAGCATGCGGCCCATGAGAAAATGCTGTTTGAAAGGTATAAAAACGAACTGCCTCCCCGTCAGGATCAGCTCATTCCTTTTGAGTTTGAAGCCTCGGAAGAAGAGATCCGTTTTATGGAAGCCCACCGGCCGTTATTTGAGGGTCTGGGCATATCCTTCGGTCCGGGACAGGTGGGAATGTGGGAAATCACCGCCCTTCCCCGGGCGGCTCTGTCCATGGAGAGTGAAATTGCAGATTTCCTGAAATGCCGGAAAGGCAGTCCCGCAGAGCTTCAAAAGGAATTGTATGCCACCATGAGCTGCCGGAATGCCATCAAAGAGGGCGACCCCATCGACCCGGGTGCCGCCATGAAACTCCTTGAAAACTCCCTGTCTCTGGAAAATCCCCGCTGCCCCCACGGACGGCTTCTCTGGTTCCGCCTGTCCAGGAATGAACTCTACGGACTTGTGGGACGTCTGGTTTAG
- a CDS encoding ATP-binding protein, giving the protein MMNMKQIEIDESHPLMDKENLFYKEFPSDFRQIRYFTLLIVQKAPPEIREINLLEQQISELIKNAVKHGNLQDPAKLVKVWYTFSEDQARIIIEDEGEGFNAIQEWNDFNTKRNDCLNKEDYEALSEFVSYRTEKSDDNDGGNAMFAALEYWNKGVVFTQKANCVAVGKTFPRKNMGIQLD; this is encoded by the coding sequence CTGATGAATATGAAACAAATAGAGATAGATGAAAGCCATCCTCTGATGGATAAGGAAAATCTTTTTTATAAGGAGTTTCCCAGCGATTTCAGACAGATAAGGTATTTCACACTGCTCATCGTACAAAAGGCTCCACCCGAAATCAGGGAGATAAACCTTCTGGAACAGCAGATTTCCGAACTGATCAAGAATGCCGTAAAACATGGGAACCTCCAAGATCCTGCAAAACTGGTAAAGGTATGGTACACCTTTTCAGAAGATCAGGCCCGAATCATCATCGAAGATGAAGGAGAGGGTTTTAATGCCATTCAGGAATGGAATGATTTCAATACAAAAAGGAACGACTGCCTGAATAAGGAAGACTATGAGGCATTGTCGGAATTCGTCTCCTACAGAACAGAGAAAAGCGATGACAATGATGGCGGGAATGCCATGTTCGCGGCTCTGGAATACTGGAACAAGGGTGTAGTATTCACTCAAAAAGCCAACTGTGTCGCCGTTGGAAAGACCTTCCCCCGCAAGAATATGGGCATACAGCTGGATTAA
- a CDS encoding ion transporter, whose translation MKLKESIENIILFVIFLVLVQTFTEDLAVFLGWSWDIRRTLVFTGFAFDLFFSVEFLVRYFASLKKGNTLHYMIRERGWVDLVASLPLLMLSSGPAVLALMQGSAFVGAAGMLNILKVVKTVRIARILRLLRLLKVFKKIKFVNSPMAQRHVTKIITTVVSSFVLTMTAASFILAIVPVKDVEKDFIEKHRVMAQTADRLAGSVGDRALIEEFEEYESVLILRTSEGTLYTRYDNDFYKKWYGPSDYGYIRSGGVELFYNLKPLHAGGAGDNLLIFVSILLMLIILMVTYSPHFALTVTDPVNIMLRGMSDSSYNLEVLIPDEYESDGVYRLARQYNEEYLPLKARNSDMEQGANLALKVDNIEDLFK comes from the coding sequence ATGAAGCTCAAGGAATCTATTGAAAATATCATTCTCTTTGTGATTTTTCTCGTTCTTGTTCAGACCTTCACCGAAGATCTGGCTGTCTTTCTGGGCTGGTCCTGGGATATTCGCCGGACCCTTGTCTTTACTGGATTCGCCTTTGACCTCTTTTTCTCTGTGGAATTTCTGGTGCGTTACTTTGCCTCCCTGAAAAAGGGGAATACCCTGCATTACATGATCCGTGAGAGAGGCTGGGTCGACCTGGTCGCCTCACTTCCTCTGCTGATGCTCAGTTCCGGGCCAGCCGTCCTGGCACTGATGCAGGGCTCTGCCTTTGTGGGTGCCGCGGGCATGCTGAATATCCTGAAGGTAGTTAAAACCGTCAGAATCGCCCGGATTCTCAGGCTTCTCAGGCTCCTGAAGGTTTTTAAGAAGATTAAATTTGTCAACTCACCCATGGCACAGCGGCATGTGACCAAAATCATAACCACCGTTGTCTCCAGTTTTGTTTTGACCATGACGGCGGCCTCCTTTATCCTGGCCATCGTCCCCGTGAAGGATGTGGAAAAGGATTTTATTGAGAAACACCGGGTCATGGCTCAGACGGCTGACCGCCTGGCAGGCTCTGTCGGAGACAGGGCTTTGATAGAAGAGTTCGAAGAGTATGAGTCAGTCCTGATTCTCAGAACCAGTGAGGGAACCCTCTATACCCGGTATGATAATGATTTTTATAAAAAATGGTATGGTCCTTCCGACTACGGCTATATCCGGTCCGGCGGGGTTGAACTCTTTTATAATCTTAAGCCCCTGCATGCCGGGGGGGCGGGAGACAATCTTCTCATCTTTGTGTCGATTCTGCTGATGCTGATCATCCTGATGGTGACCTACAGTCCGCATTTTGCCCTCACCGTCACCGATCCAGTGAACATCATGCTTAGAGGCATGTCGGACAGTTCGTATAATCTGGAAGTACTGATTCCCGATGAATATGAAAGTGATGGTGTTTACCGCCTGGCCCGACAGTACAACGAAGAGTATCTGCCCCTGAAGGCCCGAAACAGCGACATGGAGCAGGGGGCGAACCTCGCCCTCAAGGTAGATAACATCGAAGATTTGTTCAAATAA
- a CDS encoding STAS domain-containing protein, which yields MELKVRKSGIVYIIDIEGEMDLYNAFKLKELVGKMLEKRISFFIVNMEKVEYIDSSGIGALIFVSSALKKKSARLMITCVHGSVKKVIELTKLTGYFPMRETLKEGILELQRG from the coding sequence TTGGAACTTAAAGTCAGGAAAAGCGGAATTGTTTACATCATCGATATTGAAGGTGAAATGGACCTCTATAATGCCTTTAAACTAAAAGAGTTGGTGGGAAAGATGCTGGAGAAGAGGATTTCTTTTTTCATAGTGAATATGGAAAAGGTTGAATACATAGACTCCAGCGGCATCGGTGCCTTAATATTTGTCAGTTCGGCATTAAAGAAGAAAAGTGCCCGTCTTATGATTACATGCGTCCATGGCTCCGTAAAAAAAGTCATTGAACTAACAAAATTGACAGGCTATTTTCCCATGAGAGAGACCCTGAAAGAGGGGATTCTGGAACTTCAAAGAGGCTGA
- a CDS encoding tetratricopeptide repeat protein, which produces MFDEKRRALIIGGAVLLLILMGLLAWFVLKSPGGTEGQIDPGSSKRNNIIVLAQDYLDQHEFQRALDLLDGLLIEDSADQEARTLRDKIIQAKKEYEDQQRLAELKQLEEQNQQLRNSLDDLGNSLQNQDGGADRTAEILAREQELRLQRQLEEARRAEEQRKEQDLQRKVESLVQQGEAALEDKDFDGAVDLARQALMLDPSSTRASSLKRKAEQARKDAESEAERKAREEKEKKINTLFEEGTSALKRGSWAEAEGKGQDIIALDNQDARGYTLAGQALYKGNPDSSAVRSKAKDNLKKAIQLDPSNWENLVTLGDIAAKDGNLREGIDYYKKATGLNSRDASLFYEMGKLQYRAEQFSEALVSFKKCESIDPSVEGNYFAMGLTNLKLGRDGDALSSMKLSIKFRPDHAASYWEAGKLSLSQGVVSGGISYFKKASDLKPGEVKYLRSLGAAYYFNKEYDAAIAAYEKASSFDPADGDIFQNIALIYQAKGDPSSALTSAAQAIRLDPSNSRYIYTMGEISEALGLADQAILSYKQAIAADPSYVKPRINLGVIYDKEGNYTTALTFLKEAERLDPGSSVVYNNLGNVFLHMEDFVKAVDSYQKGLKLAPQDAEILFNLAKAYLNDQQNEKALTTLKQVIKLNPANWEAWDKLAHVQFSLGLKEEAASTVKSLLNKNPGYAGKAELEQLIR; this is translated from the coding sequence ATGTTTGACGAAAAACGCAGAGCCTTAATTATCGGAGGCGCCGTCCTCCTTTTAATTCTCATGGGACTTCTTGCATGGTTTGTCCTGAAAAGCCCCGGCGGAACAGAGGGGCAGATTGATCCCGGTTCTTCTAAGAGAAACAATATCATCGTCCTGGCTCAGGACTATCTTGATCAGCATGAGTTTCAGCGGGCCCTGGATCTACTGGATGGGCTGCTGATCGAAGATTCTGCTGACCAGGAAGCCCGGACGCTCCGGGACAAAATTATTCAGGCTAAAAAGGAATATGAAGATCAGCAGAGGCTGGCGGAACTGAAGCAGCTGGAAGAGCAGAACCAGCAGCTCCGGAACAGCCTGGATGACCTGGGAAACTCTCTTCAGAATCAGGACGGCGGGGCAGACAGAACCGCTGAAATATTGGCCCGTGAACAGGAGCTGCGCCTCCAGAGACAACTGGAAGAAGCCAGGCGGGCGGAAGAACAGAGGAAGGAACAGGATCTTCAGAGGAAGGTTGAATCCCTGGTACAACAGGGAGAAGCCGCCCTGGAAGATAAAGATTTTGACGGGGCCGTGGATCTGGCACGTCAGGCCCTGATGCTGGACCCCTCTTCAACCAGAGCCTCCAGTCTGAAACGCAAGGCGGAGCAGGCCCGGAAAGATGCCGAATCCGAGGCGGAACGGAAGGCCCGGGAAGAAAAGGAAAAGAAGATAAACACCCTCTTTGAGGAGGGCACTTCGGCGCTGAAGCGGGGATCCTGGGCTGAAGCCGAAGGAAAGGGGCAGGACATCATCGCCCTGGACAATCAGGATGCCCGGGGTTACACCCTGGCAGGCCAGGCGCTGTACAAGGGTAACCCCGATTCATCGGCAGTACGCAGCAAGGCTAAGGACAATCTGAAAAAGGCGATCCAGCTGGATCCGTCCAACTGGGAAAATCTTGTGACCCTGGGTGATATTGCAGCAAAAGATGGAAACCTGAGAGAAGGAATTGATTATTATAAGAAGGCCACAGGCCTGAACAGCCGGGATGCCTCGCTGTTTTACGAAATGGGAAAGCTCCAGTACCGGGCCGAACAGTTCTCTGAAGCCCTGGTTTCATTCAAGAAATGTGAATCCATTGACCCTTCGGTAGAGGGAAACTACTTTGCCATGGGTCTGACCAACCTGAAACTCGGCCGGGATGGGGATGCCCTCTCTTCCATGAAACTCAGTATCAAGTTCCGTCCCGACCATGCGGCGTCCTACTGGGAAGCAGGTAAGCTGTCCCTCTCTCAGGGAGTTGTCAGCGGCGGTATCAGCTATTTTAAAAAAGCTTCGGACCTGAAGCCGGGAGAAGTCAAGTATCTGAGGAGTCTGGGAGCGGCCTATTACTTCAACAAAGAGTATGATGCAGCCATCGCGGCCTATGAAAAGGCCTCCAGTTTCGACCCGGCTGACGGGGATATCTTTCAGAATATCGCCTTGATCTATCAGGCTAAGGGAGACCCTTCTTCCGCCTTGACTTCCGCCGCCCAGGCCATCCGGCTTGATCCATCCAACAGCCGCTACATCTACACCATGGGAGAGATTTCGGAAGCCCTCGGCCTGGCCGACCAGGCTATTCTATCGTATAAACAGGCCATTGCAGCTGATCCTTCCTATGTGAAACCCAGGATCAATCTGGGAGTCATTTATGATAAAGAAGGGAACTATACGACAGCCCTGACCTTCCTGAAGGAGGCCGAGCGTCTTGATCCGGGTTCTTCCGTGGTTTATAACAATCTGGGAAATGTCTTTTTGCATATGGAAGACTTTGTGAAGGCTGTCGATAGTTACCAGAAGGGTCTGAAACTGGCTCCCCAGGATGCTGAAATCCTTTTTAACCTGGCAAAAGCCTATCTGAATGACCAGCAGAATGAAAAGGCCCTGACCACACTGAAGCAGGTGATCAAACTCAACCCCGCCAACTGGGAAGCCTGGGATAAGCTGGCGCATGTGCAGTTTTCACTGGGTCTGAAAGAGGAGGCTGCCTCTACTGTGAAGTCTTTGCTGAATAAGAATCCCGGCTATGCGGGCAAAGCCGAGCTGGAGCAGCTGATCCGCTGA
- a CDS encoding HD domain-containing protein yields MREEIIRHLSEDYTVPVRDPLWKHIYLSPGLRKIMYHPEFQKLGRIRQLGPASLVYPGATHTRLCHSLGVFYLSRRILKTILFAEACPAHLTLRGVKAFLCASLLHDIGHFPHAHSFMELSLADHEILSGKIIKDSGISEIIRNEIGTDPDLVAAIIDSSIPAEGNRELIFFKNILSGVLDPDKLDYLNRDAYFCGVPYGMQDIDFVISQIRPTETGIALTLKGVSAVENILFSKYLMYKTVYWHSDVRMSTALVKKAVFLSLSGKHIRAEDLYGMDDDEFFRRMTALPEELASLVRESETPRNYTIISQTPFDETNRLHRDLMDMEFRHEHENRLAGLIEAQYPGLLPENHLVVDIPSKISFEVDLPILDKGGKKPYIGSATVFSRPVVQGFTETLRHIKVIVPAQTAEKIPHLEIDPFSIT; encoded by the coding sequence ATGAGAGAAGAAATCATACGTCATTTAAGTGAAGACTATACCGTTCCTGTGAGAGATCCTCTATGGAAACACATCTACCTGTCTCCGGGACTTCGAAAAATCATGTATCACCCGGAGTTTCAGAAACTGGGCCGTATCCGTCAGCTGGGACCTGCGTCCCTGGTCTATCCCGGTGCCACCCATACCCGATTATGCCACTCCCTGGGAGTCTTCTACCTGTCAAGACGGATTCTGAAGACCATCCTCTTTGCCGAGGCCTGCCCGGCTCACCTGACTCTGAGGGGAGTCAAGGCCTTCCTCTGTGCATCCCTTCTCCATGACATCGGTCACTTTCCCCATGCCCACTCCTTTATGGAACTCTCCCTGGCGGATCATGAGATTCTCTCTGGGAAAATCATCAAAGATTCGGGCATTTCCGAAATTATCAGGAATGAAATCGGAACCGATCCGGATCTGGTGGCGGCGATCATCGACAGCTCCATCCCGGCCGAAGGCAACAGGGAACTGATTTTTTTCAAGAATATTCTCAGCGGGGTACTGGACCCGGATAAGCTGGACTACCTGAACCGGGATGCCTATTTTTGCGGTGTTCCCTACGGAATGCAGGACATCGATTTTGTCATTTCCCAGATCCGCCCCACCGAGACAGGGATTGCTCTGACCCTCAAGGGTGTTTCGGCGGTTGAAAATATCCTTTTTTCCAAATATCTGATGTACAAGACGGTTTACTGGCACAGCGATGTGAGAATGTCCACGGCACTGGTGAAAAAGGCGGTTTTTCTGAGTCTCTCAGGGAAGCATATCAGGGCGGAAGACCTCTACGGCATGGATGATGATGAGTTTTTCAGAAGAATGACCGCCCTGCCCGAAGAACTGGCATCCCTGGTGAGGGAATCGGAAACACCCCGGAATTACACAATCATCTCCCAGACTCCCTTTGATGAAACAAACAGGCTGCACCGGGATCTGATGGATATGGAGTTCAGACACGAACATGAAAACAGACTGGCCGGACTTATAGAGGCCCAATATCCCGGGCTTCTACCGGAAAATCACCTGGTGGTGGATATTCCCTCTAAAATTTCATTTGAAGTGGATCTTCCCATCCTGGATAAGGGCGGAAAAAAACCCTACATAGGATCTGCCACCGTATTCAGCAGGCCCGTTGTGCAGGGTTTTACAGAAACCTTACGGCATATCAAGGTGATCGTTCCGGCACAGACTGCCGAAAAAATCCCCCATCTGGAGATTGATCCCTTTTCAATCACCTAA